In Promicromonospora sukumoe, the following proteins share a genomic window:
- a CDS encoding Mrp/NBP35 family ATP-binding protein, with translation MTAVDSPTLEARVRDALTGVLDPEIRRPITDLGMVRSVEVADGGHVAVGVDLTVAGCPMKSTLVKDVTAAATAVEGVSGVDVELGVMTPEQRSSLRSKLRGGAGDPVIPFSQPGSMTKVFAVASGKGGVGKSSVTANLAVALAADGLSVGVIDADIYGFSIPRMLGVDRQPTRVDNMLLPPIAHGVKVVSIGMFVPQGQPVVWRGPMLHRALEQFLADVFWGDLDVLLLDLPPGTGDIAISVAQLLPSSEILVVTTPQAAAAEVAERAGSVATQTSQGVVGVVENMSWLEQPDGTRLSIFGEGGGEQVSARLTEVIGKDVPLLGQVPLDVAVREGGDGGTPVVLTAPDSPGAKVLREVASTLSTRKRGLAGMQLGINPA, from the coding sequence ATGACCGCAGTCGACTCCCCCACGCTCGAGGCTCGCGTCCGCGACGCGCTGACCGGCGTGCTCGACCCCGAGATCCGGCGCCCCATCACCGACCTGGGCATGGTCCGGTCCGTGGAGGTGGCCGACGGCGGACACGTCGCCGTCGGCGTGGACCTCACGGTGGCGGGCTGTCCGATGAAGTCGACGCTGGTCAAGGACGTGACGGCGGCCGCGACGGCGGTCGAGGGCGTCTCCGGCGTCGACGTCGAGCTGGGTGTGATGACGCCCGAGCAGCGCTCGTCGCTCCGCTCGAAGCTGCGCGGCGGCGCGGGCGACCCCGTCATCCCGTTCTCGCAGCCGGGGTCGATGACCAAGGTGTTCGCGGTGGCGTCCGGCAAGGGCGGCGTGGGCAAGTCGTCCGTCACGGCCAACCTCGCGGTGGCCCTGGCCGCCGACGGCCTGTCGGTCGGCGTGATCGACGCCGACATCTACGGCTTCTCGATCCCCCGCATGCTCGGCGTGGACCGGCAGCCGACCCGGGTCGACAACATGCTGCTGCCGCCCATCGCGCACGGCGTCAAGGTGGTCTCGATCGGCATGTTCGTGCCGCAGGGCCAGCCCGTCGTCTGGCGCGGGCCGATGCTGCACCGCGCGCTGGAGCAGTTCCTCGCCGACGTCTTCTGGGGCGACCTCGACGTGCTGCTCCTGGACCTGCCGCCGGGGACGGGCGACATCGCGATCTCGGTGGCGCAGCTGCTGCCGTCGTCCGAGATCCTCGTGGTCACGACGCCGCAGGCCGCCGCCGCCGAGGTCGCCGAGCGCGCCGGGTCGGTGGCGACCCAGACGTCGCAGGGCGTCGTGGGCGTCGTCGAGAACATGTCGTGGCTGGAGCAGCCCGACGGCACCCGGCTGTCGATCTTCGGCGAGGGCGGCGGCGAGCAGGTCTCGGCACGGCTCACCGAGGTGATCGGCAAGGACGTGCCGCTGCTGGGCCAGGTACCGCTCGACGTCGCCGTCCGCGAGGGCGGGGACGGCGGTACGCCCGTGGTCCTGACGGCGCCGGACTCGCCGGGTGCGAAGGTGCTGCGGGAGGTCGCGTCGACCCTGTCGACCCGCAAGCGGGGGCTCGCGGGGATGCAGCTCGGGATCAACCCGGCCTGA
- a CDS encoding TROVE domain-containing protein has protein sequence MDILRAVNRRRTPQNQPADPRQQANSAGGHTFVLDDAARLRRFLTLGVDGGTYYATAGALARENAEVVGRMAVADPVTLVDTIVEVSTSGAAPRQHPALFALAYAASVPESAALALAALPQVARTGTHLFLFAGYVEQFRGWGRGLRRAVGGWYTAKDAGAVAYQAAKYRQREGWSHRDLLRLAHPVTADPGLRATFDWIVRGATGEHTPALVEAFVKAQEASDTATWSALVRDAGLSWEMLPDAALAEPAVWDALLDVGLPATALMRQLPRLTRLGLLPDVGGRTDEVTALLADPERLRRARVHPVGVLVAQRTYASGVSARGAGRWEPTQRVVDALDAGFYAAFGAVEPSGKRMLLAVDVSGSMSVPIAGMPLTAREASAALALVQLATEPGSSAVGFAAATDGSWDPPAIKSLGISPRRRLDDALRVVDEMPMGGTDCAQPMLYALANGLEVDTFVVYTDNETWHGEVHPHQALRQYRERTGIPARLVVVGMTATEFSIADPSDAGMLDVAGFDAAVPSLISQFARGL, from the coding sequence ATGGACATCCTGCGTGCCGTCAACCGCCGTCGGACTCCCCAGAACCAGCCCGCCGACCCGCGCCAGCAGGCGAACTCCGCCGGCGGCCACACCTTCGTCCTGGACGACGCCGCCCGCCTGCGGCGGTTCCTCACCCTCGGGGTCGACGGCGGCACGTACTACGCCACCGCCGGGGCGCTCGCCCGGGAGAACGCCGAGGTCGTGGGCCGGATGGCGGTCGCCGACCCGGTGACCCTGGTCGACACGATCGTCGAGGTCTCCACCAGCGGCGCCGCACCCCGGCAGCACCCGGCCCTGTTCGCGCTCGCGTACGCGGCGTCGGTCCCGGAGTCGGCCGCCCTGGCGCTCGCGGCGCTGCCGCAGGTGGCCCGCACCGGTACGCACCTGTTCCTGTTCGCGGGCTACGTCGAGCAGTTCCGGGGCTGGGGCCGCGGGCTGCGCCGCGCCGTCGGCGGCTGGTACACGGCCAAGGACGCCGGTGCCGTCGCCTACCAGGCGGCCAAGTACCGGCAGCGCGAGGGCTGGTCGCACCGCGACCTGCTGCGCCTGGCGCACCCCGTCACCGCCGATCCCGGCCTGCGGGCGACGTTCGACTGGATCGTGCGCGGCGCGACGGGCGAGCACACCCCTGCCCTGGTCGAGGCGTTCGTCAAGGCGCAGGAGGCGTCGGACACCGCGACCTGGTCGGCGCTCGTCCGCGACGCCGGCCTGAGCTGGGAGATGCTGCCCGACGCCGCGCTTGCCGAGCCTGCCGTGTGGGACGCGCTGCTCGACGTCGGCCTGCCCGCGACCGCGCTGATGCGCCAGCTCCCGCGGCTCACCCGCCTGGGGCTGCTGCCCGACGTCGGCGGACGGACCGACGAGGTCACGGCCCTGCTCGCCGACCCGGAGCGGCTGCGGCGTGCCCGCGTGCACCCGGTCGGCGTCCTGGTGGCGCAGCGGACCTACGCCTCGGGCGTCTCGGCGCGGGGCGCGGGGCGGTGGGAGCCGACGCAGCGTGTCGTCGACGCGCTGGACGCCGGTTTCTACGCGGCCTTCGGCGCCGTCGAGCCGTCCGGGAAGCGGATGCTGCTCGCCGTGGACGTGTCGGGTTCGATGAGCGTGCCGATCGCGGGCATGCCGCTCACGGCCCGGGAGGCGTCGGCGGCGCTCGCGCTGGTGCAGCTCGCGACCGAGCCGGGCTCGTCGGCGGTGGGGTTTGCCGCCGCGACGGACGGCTCCTGGGATCCGCCGGCGATCAAGTCGCTGGGGATCTCGCCCCGCCGTCGGCTCGACGACGCCCTGCGCGTGGTCGACGAGATGCCGATGGGCGGCACGGACTGCGCGCAGCCGATGCTGTACGCGCTGGCCAACGGTCTGGAGGTCGACACGTTCGTGGTCTACACCGACAACGAGACGTGGCACGGCGAGGTGCACCCGCACCAGGCGCTGCGCCAGTACCGGGAGCGCACGGGCATCCCGGCGCGGCTCGTGGTGGTCGGTATGACCGCGACCGAGTTCTCGATCGCGGACCCGTCCGACGCGGGCATGCTCGACGTCGCCGGGTTCGACGCCGCCGTGCCGTCCCTGATCTCGCAGTTCGCGCGCGGCCTCTGA
- a CDS encoding aldehyde dehydrogenase family protein: MNTPTTLYIDGVWQAAAAGGTREIRCPADRSLVAEVSEAAAADTERAIAAARRAFDVGPWRGTTAPERGELLHRVADLLAERAEEFALAESRDTGKRLVESRIDIDDCVACFRWFAKLAGVDAGRVVDAGSADVVSRVVHEPVGVCGLISPWNYPLLQTVWKVAPCLAAGNTFVLKPSELTPHTSMLLMGVLTDAGVPAGVANLVLGAGPEAGAPLSTHADVDLVSFTGGLVTGRIIAAGAAATVKKVALELGGKNPNVVFADVAVTDEAFDAAVDNALNAAFVHSGQVCSAGARLVVEESIHDRFVDELVRRAELIRLGGPFDERAETGPLISAAHRDKVTAYVEQAVSDGAVLRCGGRWGEGDLEQGYYYLPTVLDGVRRGSAAVIDEAFGPVVTVETFRTEDEAVEIANDTVYGLAGAVWSQDAGKAQRVANRLRHGTIWINDYHPYLPQAEWGGYGQSGFGRELGLAGLGEYQESKHVYQNLRPAVTGWFGGTDD, encoded by the coding sequence ATGAACACACCCACCACCCTGTACATCGACGGCGTCTGGCAGGCCGCCGCCGCGGGCGGCACCCGCGAGATCCGCTGCCCCGCCGACCGCTCGCTGGTCGCCGAGGTGTCCGAGGCAGCCGCCGCCGACACCGAGCGGGCGATCGCCGCGGCCCGGCGGGCCTTCGACGTCGGCCCGTGGCGCGGCACGACGGCGCCCGAGCGCGGCGAGCTGCTGCACCGCGTGGCCGACCTGCTGGCCGAGCGGGCCGAGGAGTTCGCGCTGGCCGAGTCGCGCGACACGGGCAAGCGCCTGGTCGAGAGCCGCATCGACATCGACGACTGCGTCGCGTGCTTCCGCTGGTTCGCCAAGCTCGCGGGCGTCGACGCCGGACGCGTCGTGGACGCGGGCAGCGCCGACGTGGTCAGCCGCGTGGTGCACGAGCCCGTCGGGGTCTGCGGCCTCATCTCGCCGTGGAACTACCCGCTGCTGCAGACCGTGTGGAAGGTGGCGCCCTGCCTCGCGGCGGGCAACACGTTCGTGCTCAAGCCGAGCGAGCTCACCCCGCACACCTCGATGCTGCTCATGGGGGTGCTGACCGACGCCGGTGTGCCGGCGGGCGTCGCCAACCTGGTGCTCGGCGCGGGCCCCGAGGCGGGGGCACCGCTCTCGACCCACGCCGACGTGGACCTGGTCTCGTTCACCGGTGGCCTGGTCACGGGCCGGATCATCGCGGCGGGCGCCGCGGCGACCGTCAAGAAGGTCGCCCTGGAGCTGGGCGGCAAGAACCCGAACGTCGTCTTCGCGGACGTGGCGGTGACGGACGAGGCCTTCGACGCCGCCGTGGACAACGCGCTCAACGCGGCGTTCGTGCACTCCGGCCAGGTCTGCTCGGCCGGCGCCCGGCTCGTGGTCGAGGAGTCGATCCACGACCGGTTCGTGGACGAGCTGGTGCGCCGGGCGGAGCTGATCCGCCTGGGCGGCCCGTTCGACGAGCGGGCCGAGACCGGCCCGCTCATCTCCGCGGCGCACCGGGACAAGGTCACGGCCTACGTGGAGCAGGCCGTCTCGGACGGCGCCGTGCTGCGCTGCGGCGGGCGCTGGGGCGAGGGCGACCTGGAGCAGGGCTACTACTACCTGCCCACGGTGCTCGACGGCGTGCGGCGCGGGAGCGCCGCCGTCATCGACGAGGCGTTCGGCCCCGTGGTGACCGTCGAGACGTTCCGGACCGAGGACGAGGCGGTCGAGATCGCCAACGACACCGTGTACGGGCTCGCGGGCGCCGTCTGGTCGCAGGACGCGGGCAAGGCGCAGCGGGTGGCGAACCGGCTGCGGCACGGCACGATCTGGATCAACGACTACCACCCCTACCTGCCCCAGGCGGAGTGGGGCGGCTACGGGCAGTCGGGGTTCGGCCGCGAGCTCGGCCTGGCGGGCCTGGGCGAGTACCAGGAGTCCAAGCACGTCTACCAGAACCTGCGGCCCGCGGTCACGGGCTGGTTCGGAGGTACCGATGACTGA
- a CDS encoding GMC family oxidoreductase, giving the protein MTEQTFDYVVIGGGSAGAAVAARLSEDPDVSVALLEAGPSDVGDEAILRLDRWMGLLESGYDWDYQVEPQTSGNSFMRQARAKVLGGCSSHNSCIAFWAPAEDLDQWEAMGAQGWGAAASRPYYTKLENNDQPGEHHGHDGPVRIRQVPAEDPCGVAVLDACEQAGIPRVRFNDGSTVVTGASFFQINAREDGVRSSSSVSYLHPILDRPNLTILTEHRAKRLTFDGTRCTGVEVLGPDLIRTLTFTARHEVVLSAGAIDSPKLLMLSGIGPAGHLAEVGIDVLVDAPGVGSHMQDHPEGVIQWEARQPMVESSTQWWEIGIFAATEPGLDRPDLMMHYGSVPFDMHTARQGYPTTENGFCLTPNVTHARSRGTVRLRSRDFRDKPKVDPRYFTDPYDMRVMVEGIKLARRIVEQPAMAEWAGAELYPGPDVRTDEEIADYISKTHNTVYHPTGSVRMGADDDTTSPLDARLRVKGVAGLRAADASVMPEITTVNPNITVMMIGERCADFLKEERAA; this is encoded by the coding sequence ATGACTGAGCAGACGTTCGACTACGTGGTGATCGGCGGCGGCTCCGCCGGGGCGGCCGTCGCGGCCCGGCTCAGCGAGGACCCGGACGTCTCGGTCGCCCTGCTGGAGGCCGGCCCGTCCGACGTCGGCGACGAGGCGATCCTGCGGCTGGACCGCTGGATGGGACTGCTGGAGTCCGGGTACGACTGGGACTACCAGGTCGAGCCGCAGACCAGCGGCAACTCGTTCATGCGCCAGGCACGGGCCAAGGTGCTGGGCGGGTGCTCGTCGCACAACTCCTGCATCGCGTTCTGGGCGCCGGCCGAGGACCTGGACCAGTGGGAGGCGATGGGCGCGCAAGGCTGGGGCGCCGCCGCGTCGCGCCCGTACTACACGAAGCTCGAGAACAACGACCAGCCCGGCGAGCACCACGGCCACGACGGTCCGGTGCGCATCCGGCAGGTGCCGGCCGAGGACCCGTGCGGCGTGGCCGTGCTGGACGCCTGCGAGCAGGCGGGCATCCCCCGCGTGCGGTTCAACGACGGCTCCACCGTGGTCACGGGCGCGAGCTTCTTCCAGATCAACGCCCGGGAGGACGGCGTCCGCTCGTCGTCGTCGGTGAGCTACCTGCACCCGATCCTGGACCGGCCCAACCTGACGATCCTCACCGAGCACCGGGCCAAGCGGCTCACGTTCGACGGCACGCGGTGCACGGGCGTGGAGGTGCTCGGGCCGGACCTGATCCGCACGCTCACGTTCACCGCACGCCACGAGGTGGTCCTGTCGGCCGGGGCGATCGACTCCCCCAAGCTGCTCATGCTGTCGGGGATCGGGCCGGCCGGGCACCTCGCCGAGGTCGGGATCGACGTGCTCGTGGACGCCCCCGGCGTCGGCTCCCACATGCAGGACCACCCCGAGGGCGTGATCCAGTGGGAGGCCAGGCAGCCCATGGTCGAGTCCTCGACGCAGTGGTGGGAGATCGGCATCTTCGCGGCCACGGAACCCGGCCTGGACCGGCCCGACCTGATGATGCACTACGGGTCGGTGCCGTTCGACATGCACACCGCGCGGCAGGGCTACCCCACCACCGAGAACGGCTTCTGCCTCACGCCGAACGTGACGCACGCGCGCTCCCGTGGCACGGTGCGGCTGCGGTCCCGCGACTTCCGGGACAAGCCCAAGGTGGACCCGCGGTACTTCACCGACCCGTACGACATGCGGGTCATGGTCGAGGGCATCAAGCTCGCCCGGCGGATCGTGGAGCAGCCGGCGATGGCCGAGTGGGCGGGCGCCGAGCTGTACCCGGGCCCCGACGTGCGGACCGACGAGGAGATCGCCGACTACATCTCGAAGACGCACAACACCGTCTACCACCCCACGGGCTCGGTGCGGATGGGCGCCGACGACGACACGACCTCGCCGCTCGACGCCCGGCTGCGGGTCAAGGGCGTGGCGGGGCTGCGGGCCGCCGACGCCTCGGTGATGCCCGAGATCACGACGGTCAACCCGAACATCACGGTGATGATGATCGGTGAGCGGTGCGCGGACTTCCTCAAGGAGGAGCGCGCGGCCTGA
- a CDS encoding glycosyl hydrolase 53 family protein: MTQSTHRKRVLAGSAALAVALTTAGLAVGPSAAGYGEAVIEPVETDLAGKDWVTTRATSNDADSGRAVDGDESTAWTPSGHRAHKKKDQALTLDLGGAYDGLHKIEVVLADATPARYVVETSADERRWVTVADHRDGRSGAAGTTALVDRDGTRYVRVRFTDAGHQGKQPGVAEIHAYNYLRDDLRLGADLSYADQERDQPYYLDAEAALAGEPDPGPHLLDVVQDRGMEHLRLRIWNDPRDETTGVETDPAYQGPERSLTVAREITARDMSLGIDFHYADSWADPSKQPKPRAWAELPFDDLTGQVHDFTADYLTRLKAQGTTPAKVAVGNEVINGFLYGSEAEIIGTTAPQYFTDEADVYQSRPGGGLLWDYWRSENPDEQRLYTQQWDRFATLMASGIDAVRETSPESEVEIHAIVDTGRLDKTMEFWTQLLTRLEAADAAPDVLALSYYPEWHGSPEELENNLHTIADAFPDYALDVAETAYPAESWPPGDPTPLPNSPFPVTVQGQADAIQRVFQVANDVPGNRVQGVLVWEPANWQPMFTWVETGSGWFPEANASLDVFHDSDVAHVLQDDVRVVARAHDDVRLPRTVAVLTPDDDGPGDGRPGNSRPGRTAVVWQAVPDDATATQRTSQRTFTVEGTTQYGPVTATVHVLPDR; this comes from the coding sequence ATGACGCAGAGCACACACCGGAAGCGGGTCCTCGCGGGCAGTGCCGCCCTGGCCGTCGCCCTGACGACGGCGGGCCTCGCGGTCGGACCGTCGGCGGCGGGCTACGGCGAGGCCGTGATCGAGCCCGTGGAGACCGACCTCGCCGGCAAGGACTGGGTCACAACCCGCGCCACCAGCAACGATGCTGATTCGGGCCGGGCGGTCGACGGCGACGAGAGCACGGCGTGGACGCCGTCGGGCCACCGCGCACACAAAAAGAAGGACCAGGCCCTGACCCTCGACCTCGGCGGTGCCTACGACGGCCTGCACAAGATCGAGGTGGTGCTCGCCGACGCGACGCCCGCCCGCTACGTCGTCGAGACGTCGGCCGACGAGCGGCGCTGGGTGACCGTCGCCGACCACCGCGACGGCCGTAGCGGCGCGGCCGGCACCACCGCCCTGGTCGACCGCGACGGCACCCGGTACGTGCGTGTCCGCTTCACCGACGCGGGACACCAGGGCAAACAGCCCGGCGTCGCCGAGATCCACGCCTACAACTACCTGCGCGACGACCTCCGGCTCGGCGCCGACCTGTCCTACGCCGACCAGGAGCGCGACCAGCCGTACTACCTCGACGCGGAGGCCGCCCTGGCCGGGGAGCCCGACCCCGGCCCGCACCTGCTCGACGTCGTGCAGGACCGCGGCATGGAGCACCTGCGCCTGCGGATCTGGAACGACCCGCGCGACGAGACCACCGGCGTCGAGACGGACCCGGCCTACCAGGGGCCGGAGCGCTCGCTCACGGTCGCCCGCGAGATCACGGCGCGCGACATGAGTCTCGGGATCGACTTCCACTACGCCGACAGCTGGGCCGACCCGAGCAAGCAGCCCAAGCCGCGCGCCTGGGCCGAGCTCCCCTTCGACGACCTGACCGGTCAGGTGCACGACTTCACCGCCGACTACCTGACCCGCCTCAAGGCGCAGGGCACCACCCCGGCCAAGGTCGCGGTGGGCAACGAGGTGATCAACGGCTTCCTGTACGGCAGCGAGGCGGAGATCATCGGCACCACCGCGCCGCAGTACTTCACGGACGAGGCCGACGTCTACCAGTCCCGGCCCGGCGGCGGCCTGCTGTGGGACTACTGGCGCAGCGAGAACCCCGACGAGCAGCGGCTCTACACGCAGCAGTGGGACCGGTTCGCCACGCTCATGGCGTCCGGCATCGACGCGGTGCGCGAGACGTCGCCGGAGTCCGAGGTCGAGATCCACGCGATCGTCGACACCGGGCGCCTCGACAAGACCATGGAGTTCTGGACCCAGCTGCTGACCCGCCTGGAGGCCGCCGACGCCGCCCCCGACGTGCTCGCCCTGTCCTACTACCCCGAGTGGCACGGCAGCCCCGAGGAGCTGGAGAACAACCTGCACACCATCGCCGACGCCTTCCCGGACTACGCGCTCGACGTCGCCGAGACCGCCTACCCAGCGGAGAGCTGGCCGCCCGGTGACCCGACGCCGCTGCCGAACTCACCGTTCCCCGTGACCGTCCAGGGCCAGGCCGACGCGATCCAGCGCGTCTTCCAGGTCGCCAACGACGTGCCGGGCAACCGGGTCCAGGGCGTGCTGGTGTGGGAGCCCGCGAACTGGCAGCCCATGTTCACCTGGGTCGAGACCGGTTCCGGCTGGTTCCCCGAGGCCAACGCGTCGCTCGACGTCTTCCACGACAGCGACGTCGCCCACGTGCTCCAGGACGACGTCCGCGTGGTCGCCCGCGCACACGACGACGTCCGGCTGCCCCGCACCGTCGCCGTGCTCACGCCCGACGACGACGGGCCGGGCGACGGACGGCCGGGCAACAGCAGGCCCGGCCGCACCGCCGTCGTCTGGCAGGCCGTGCCCGACGACGCGACCGCCACACAGCG
- a CDS encoding NAD-dependent epimerase/dehydratase family protein, with protein MRILVLGGTVFLSRAVAAAAVARGHDVTCAARGVSGSVPDGATLVRWDRSEAVPAELTDTEFDAVVDVSRIPSQVRAAVAAFPRAHWTFVSTVNVYADTATVGGTPATLPLLDPVETDEDPASGPEVYGAMKVACENIVRAGTTAALVIRPGLIVGPGDPSGRFTYWPARFAEAADDGLPVLVPEPVDDPVQLVDVRDLAEWVVTAAEQGTTGDFDGVSRPVPRSELLAGVAEGVGADPELVAVAPDVLAEHEVAQWAGPRSIPFWVAGLVDGGFMTHDVTSSLAAGLRIRPFADTARDTLAWLRATPDAKVTGLTRAEEQEVLATVRG; from the coding sequence ATGCGAATCCTGGTGCTCGGCGGAACCGTCTTCCTGTCCCGCGCGGTCGCGGCGGCCGCCGTGGCCCGCGGCCACGACGTCACGTGCGCGGCGCGCGGCGTGAGCGGCTCGGTGCCCGACGGCGCGACGCTCGTGCGCTGGGACCGTTCCGAGGCGGTGCCCGCCGAGCTGACGGACACGGAGTTCGACGCCGTCGTCGATGTCTCCCGCATCCCGTCGCAGGTGCGCGCCGCCGTGGCGGCCTTCCCGCGCGCCCACTGGACGTTCGTCTCGACCGTCAACGTCTACGCCGACACGGCGACCGTGGGCGGCACGCCCGCGACGCTCCCCCTGCTCGACCCGGTCGAGACCGACGAGGACCCGGCCTCGGGCCCCGAGGTCTACGGCGCCATGAAGGTGGCCTGCGAGAACATCGTCCGCGCGGGGACGACGGCGGCCCTCGTGATCCGGCCCGGCCTCATCGTCGGGCCGGGCGACCCGAGCGGCCGGTTCACCTACTGGCCGGCCCGGTTCGCGGAGGCGGCCGACGACGGCCTGCCGGTGCTGGTCCCCGAACCTGTGGACGACCCGGTGCAGCTCGTGGACGTCCGCGACCTCGCGGAGTGGGTCGTGACGGCGGCGGAGCAGGGCACGACGGGCGACTTCGACGGCGTCTCCCGGCCGGTGCCCCGGTCGGAGCTGCTCGCCGGGGTCGCCGAGGGGGTCGGCGCGGACCCGGAGCTGGTCGCGGTCGCCCCGGACGTGCTCGCCGAGCACGAGGTGGCGCAGTGGGCCGGGCCGCGGTCGATCCCGTTCTGGGTCGCGGGCCTGGTCGACGGCGGGTTCATGACCCATGACGTCACGTCCTCGCTGGCGGCGGGCCTGCGCATCCGACCGTTCGCCGACACCGCCCGTGACACCCTCGCGTGGCTGCGCGCCACCCCGGACGCGAAGGTCACGGGACTGACCCGCGCCGAGGAGCAGGAGGTGCTGGCCACGGTCCGGGGCTGA
- the betT gene encoding choline BCCT transporter BetT — MSTSATTETQPTHDDVPPGTRRRSRINPPVFFGSAGLILAVALSAIIWPTQTEKYIGSVVAWIADWFGAYYFVVAAAFLVFVVGVALSRAGRIKLGPEQSKPQFGLLTWSAMLFAAGIGTDLMFYSVAEPATQYLAPPVGDGSTVESARMAVVWTLFHYGIIGWSMYALMGMAIAYFAYRRNMPLSIRSALHPLFGDRIWGRLGDVVDVAAVIGTIFGLATTLGIGVEMLNRGLSELIGVPVGVGAQVALLSLAVVMATLSVVSGVQRGVRRLSELNVVLALLLVLFLVVTGKTTFLFDALVMNLGDYASSLPGMTLNTFAFDAPTEWLNAWTLFFWAWWVAWAPFVGLFLARISRGRTIRQFVVGTLTVPFVFVLLWVSVFGNSALDYIRTGGAAGAAFGDAAMNDPASGVFALLEQFPAAPATIGLAIFVGLLFYVTSADSGALVLSSLTSRLHQAGDDGPIWLRIFWAAATGLLTIGMLLAGGIATLQSGTIIMGLPFSVVMLGVMLGLYKVLRAEGQKFDTLRTSLPSSLSGRIGQNGTAGGPGWRQRLTRLVSFPDRRHTSRFIDQTVRPALTEVSAALAEQDITTSCTEAPAGETGLPALTLVVEHGEQPSFTYTLWPQAHPTPTFRMNTSDQDDTYFRVEVLLAEGTQGYDVTGYAKEQLIADVLDQYERHLLYLHASSAPAHRTEQIEV; from the coding sequence ATGAGCACCTCGGCGACGACCGAAACCCAGCCCACGCACGACGACGTCCCACCCGGCACCCGCCGGCGCAGCAGGATCAACCCACCCGTGTTCTTCGGTTCCGCCGGCCTGATCCTGGCGGTGGCACTGTCCGCGATCATCTGGCCCACGCAGACCGAGAAGTACATCGGCAGCGTGGTCGCCTGGATCGCCGACTGGTTCGGCGCCTACTACTTCGTCGTCGCCGCGGCGTTCCTGGTGTTCGTCGTCGGGGTCGCGCTGTCGCGGGCCGGCCGCATCAAGCTCGGTCCCGAGCAGTCCAAGCCGCAGTTCGGCCTGCTGACCTGGTCGGCGATGCTGTTCGCCGCGGGCATCGGCACCGACCTGATGTTCTACTCCGTGGCCGAGCCCGCCACCCAGTACCTGGCGCCGCCCGTGGGCGACGGCAGCACCGTCGAGTCGGCGCGGATGGCCGTGGTGTGGACCCTGTTCCACTACGGGATCATCGGCTGGAGCATGTACGCCCTGATGGGCATGGCCATCGCCTACTTCGCCTACCGCCGCAACATGCCGCTGAGCATCCGCTCCGCGCTGCACCCGCTGTTCGGCGACCGCATCTGGGGCCGGCTCGGCGACGTCGTGGACGTGGCCGCCGTGATCGGCACCATCTTCGGCCTGGCGACGACGCTCGGCATCGGCGTGGAGATGCTCAACCGCGGCCTGTCGGAGCTGATCGGCGTGCCGGTGGGCGTGGGCGCGCAGGTCGCGCTGCTGTCGCTGGCCGTCGTGATGGCCACGCTGTCGGTGGTCTCGGGCGTGCAGCGCGGCGTGCGCCGCCTGTCCGAGCTGAACGTGGTGCTCGCCCTGCTGCTCGTGCTGTTCCTCGTGGTGACGGGCAAGACGACGTTCCTGTTCGACGCGCTGGTGATGAACCTCGGCGACTACGCCTCGTCGCTGCCGGGGATGACGCTGAACACCTTCGCGTTCGACGCGCCCACCGAGTGGCTCAACGCGTGGACCCTGTTCTTCTGGGCCTGGTGGGTGGCGTGGGCGCCGTTCGTCGGCCTGTTCCTCGCGCGGATCTCGCGCGGCCGCACCATCCGGCAGTTCGTGGTGGGCACGCTCACCGTCCCCTTCGTCTTCGTGCTGCTGTGGGTGTCCGTCTTCGGGAACAGCGCGCTCGACTACATCCGCACCGGCGGCGCGGCGGGTGCCGCGTTCGGCGACGCCGCGATGAACGACCCGGCGTCCGGCGTCTTCGCGCTGCTCGAGCAGTTCCCCGCCGCGCCGGCGACCATCGGCCTGGCGATCTTCGTGGGCCTGCTGTTCTACGTGACGTCGGCCGACTCCGGCGCGCTCGTGCTCTCCAGCCTGACCTCGCGCCTGCACCAGGCCGGCGACGACGGGCCGATCTGGCTGCGCATCTTCTGGGCGGCCGCCACCGGCCTGCTCACCATCGGCATGCTGCTGGCCGGCGGTATCGCGACCCTCCAGTCGGGGACCATCATCATGGGCCTGCCGTTCTCCGTGGTGATGCTCGGCGTGATGCTCGGCCTGTACAAGGTGCTGCGGGCCGAGGGCCAGAAGTTCGACACCCTGCGCACGTCCCTGCCCTCCAGCCTGTCCGGCCGCATCGGGCAGAACGGCACGGCGGGCGGCCCCGGGTGGCGGCAGCGCCTCACCCGCCTGGTCAGCTTCCCGGACCGCCGGCACACCTCCCGGTTCATCGACCAGACGGTGCGCCCCGCGCTCACCGAGGTGTCGGCGGCGTTGGCGGAGCAGGACATCACGACGTCGTGCACCGAGGCCCCGGCCGGAGAGACCGGCCTGCCCGCGCTCACGCTCGTGGTCGAGCACGGCGAGCAGCCGTCGTTCACCTACACGCTGTGGCCGCAGGCGCACCCCACGCCGACCTTCCGCATGAACACCTCCGACCAGGACGACACCTACTTCCGGGTCGAGGTGCTGCTGGCGGAGGGCACGCAGGGCTACGACGTCACCGGCTACGCCAAGGAGCAGCTCATCGCCGACGTGCTGGACCAGTACGAGCGGCACCTGCTGTACCTGCACGCGAGCAGCGCGCCGGCGCACCGGACCGAGCAGATCGAGGTCTGA